A stretch of DNA from Coccidioides posadasii str. Silveira chromosome 1, complete sequence:
CTTACCAGAGGCATTCAAGTCTCAAGTCTAGGGGTGGCAGCTGAAGAGCAGGAGGTTGTGCTTTGTTAGTAAAAATTGTTGCAACTCCACACTCCTGATCGTCGAAGACAGCCCAAGTGTGCAACAATAATAGCACCTAATATATATGAAAGGTTCCACACCAATACCCCTGTATCCAAGTTACGGAGTTCAGACGACGATTGCTCTGTAAAGCAATCATCCTCGTTTCCGAATTATGCAACAAGAATCGTGGCTGAGTGTCCGTTGGATTAAGGTTGCCAATCAGCCGTgtgtctacggagtactgaaGTGGATGAACAAAGGCGCCACGGCAAATTAATCTTGTCCATGTCTTTTGACTCTTGGCTAACTCCGACAGGCCTGGCCAGGCCTCTCCTTCGCCATCAAACCAATTTTTTGTCCCTCCCCCTGTTGGGGTTTGTCAGAACCGGAGGATTAATCCGCGTACGGCGTACGGCGTACAACGTTTGTGAACCTGCATATTATTGTATACCCCTTGCTTGGAACGAAAAAAAGCACACGACAACATATTTAACCGTATTCGCCGTCCCACAACCGATGATCCAGTACAAGTCTCAAGACAGCGACGGTTTCTCATAGATGACAAAACCCTTCCGCTTACGCACAAAGGCATTATGATTTTCGGGGACCTTGCGTGTCGAAAGTGAGTCCACGCACTGATCTGGGGACCGAAAAGGCGCACACTCAAAACAGCCCCTTGCCATCAATTTCACCAATCAGCGAACAGGAACTCTGGACCGCTGGTAACaagatactccgtacacccAGCGCCTTGCCTAGGGATTATCTGGGGGAAAGCCAGATCTTCAGATGAGAATGTAAGTACTTGTCAGGCTGAGCTAAAACAGGAGAGTACGAAGTCTTGAAGCTGTGACCGACTCGTATTCTTGTTCTCTTAACGAGGCAAACCGTTTTTGCGAACGATGAGTCAATCGGTGTGATTTGGGATAGAAAGGATGTTCCAACAATTTTTCATTTGTCCATTGCTTAACATTAAAGTCCCTCAAGCATCGAGATCATGCAGCGAATCGTATCATCCGAAGAAACCACGCGCTGGAGTTAGATCCTCCCCACAAAATGAGCTCCCGAGCAAgaacggagtacggagtactccgtatttgtTAACTGTTGAGTGAAACAGTTATATGAAGGAGGGAGTACCTGTCTCCTTTTACATATAAAATCAGTTTTGAGTCTCGCTGTACTCCATAGTAGCCGGACAGACAAGCAGACAGGCGTAGCATTTCTCTGTCCCACCATTTCCAGACTTCTTGCCAAACCGCCGACAAGTCGGATTCCAAACAAACTCAAAACTTCAACAACCTTTTGAGAGCGAGAATTGGCTTTTGTGCGGCTGACGACTCAGTCGGGCCAACGCAAGACCCTGGCTCGAATGTGACAAGCCGTCGGACAGTTTGAAACATCCTCACATCCGACTGTCAGCACAGCGGCCCTGACTCGCGCCGCTTCCCTCTGCTATCAGTATAGCATCCTGTTCGGGCCGTGACATACTTTCTGCGCTGCAACATGGGTTGACCATACTCAACACGTCTCAACTTACATCCTCGACTCCTTCCCAGGCGCCCGGATTTCACCTCATCGCATTTTTTAAAATTTTGTCCAAGCATTTCCTGCGTCCACTCCTCGCCTGTCTGCTTGGCGACGTGCAGAGGAGCTCGTAAGGGAGGATAAGCATTGATGGTGGAGTACGAAGCACGCTGGACGGACGGGGCCTCCTCAGAGAATTTTCTGTATGGTTCACTAGGCGAACGGGGAACGTGATGCGCGCGTATACGGATTTCCGCCCGGGAAAGGTGGGGACGGTGAGGCTCCAAGCCAAGCTTTCCCGCCCGAAAAGGGGAAAGTCCAGCCCTCGAGCGGATCGGCGACGGGGTGGGGTGCCAAGGAAACCAAGCCGCCAAGCCCGAAAACTTGGCTGTGGTCCGTGTCCTCTCTTGGCGTGAACTGGGAATGCAGTCTTGGCGCGCCGTCGAAGAGGTGCTAAGCTTTTGGCTCTTGTGGTGTGCCATCGCCAAGCGTGGCGCAGATGCACGGCAAAACTCTTTTGGGGGGCGGAAGGGAAGGAAATATGCACACAATTCCCCTAGCAGAACGGTGACCGCAAAAGACTCATCAGCACCTGAAGACAGAGGGAGGAGGGCGCCCGCTGCCTTGAATGTCGCACTGCATTCTGACCGGCAAGCCAGGCTCCTGCATCACGCCCAGCGAGATATCGAACAAGAGGCTGGATCCACCGCAGGAAGCTTTTTGGTCGCCGCACAGTTTAGTATTGTACCCAAATTTGCCAATAGAATCACCGCTTCCCGTTCCACAGCATCGCGGCGACAGAAATATAGTCCTGCGCAGGATGGAGCATCTCTTTTCGTGCGGGCCAATTTTATGCTTCTTTTGCGTGTGGGGCAAGCCCCCCGCCGCTTCCAGCTGAGAGTTTAAATTGAAACCAAGCGAGAGAGCGTGGTAATTTTCAACTCATTTGTGCGGGAACGGATTAAGGTTATTTATTAGGTTTAGATTATGCATACCTGACGCCTGGGCCTGGATCCTTTCCGTGATGGGGTGCGAAAGGGTGACAGGCATGTGCGAACAGGAATTGTTTTGCAAGGGCGTCCTcatgtacagagtatggaTGGACGGATGGAAGACTGGTGACCGACCTTCCCCGGAAGGGATCAGGTTTTCCGTTTAATTACGAAATCCCCCCCCTGCAGCAACGGGACGATCGATCAAATTTAGCCCTTTGATCTCATCTTCGGTTGGGCTGTATTGGTCAACTCAACCTTCGATCCGCCAGTGGATCCCCGATCTCTTCTCCCCTATGATAAATCTCGTCGGATGCGTCGGAATCCAACAGAAACACCCAACCCAAAACTCATTAGGGCCAAGGGAAAAATTTCTCTTCGTGGGAGGATTTCTCGgcaaataataaaaaagaagaccaTTTGAGAAATTTTCAACCCCAGAGCGACACTAACTCAATTCAAACCCATAATCCGCCAACGCAGGAAATGGACTCTCGCGCCCCGGAGTATACAGTGGGGGGGGAAGTTCAACGTCACCCCACCCATCGTGAACCTCAGAAATTGGCGACGAATTTCAAGGAAAAGCAGCCAAGCTTGTGGCTTAAGCCCCGCACCCACGTTGCGGTCCACTTTCGCAGTCTCCATCTTGTTGCTTTTTCCCGTTAATGCATCAACGGAGTACAGTATGTACTCCATTTCCGGAGAATGCTCGCGCTGCCTGCCTTTTGCTGCTCCTTGGGAAGAACACTGCCATAGATCCGCAGTGCTCGCTGTTCATGATGTGTCTGTGCGCTTGCAAAGAGAAGGGTCTGATTCCGAGGATTCTATGCCCGAAGATTCCCGCTCGCAGGCTGTGCCTATCTGCAAAAACGCGGCGGAGACTGTCACTGATTAACTACGGGGGTATTGGTCACGATTTTTACCGTTCAGTTATTGCCAGCAGACATAACGTATTACCAATGCTGTTGATTCTCACAACTGCTTCCTTGAGCGAGGCCGCAGAGATCCTCGTATGCGAGacccatactccgtactccgagtacggagtatgctCGGGGTATTGGCTTTTCTTGTTGGTGGCGTCCCGGCCCAACGAACGGGGATTACCTGGAGCAAAAGCCAGAACGCCAACTCAAGGGGGGCGATCATTCGTGAtgcttatattattttcGCGCAAGGAGGTGAAGCTTGACGAGAGTTTGGGTGATCGACGAGATAGTTGATTGACGATTCGATTTCGCTCATTAAACTCGACGCACGTTCCTCTGGTCAACTTTTGTCCAAGTCCCGTTTGTTCAGAGTGCGTAATTTCAGCTGGGTCACGCTACTCATAACTCCATGAGTTGAGATGATTACTGTATTAACTATAGCTTCTTAAGTGATCCCCAAGCGGCGTTACCGAAGATGACGCTGGAGGAAGTTAGGCGACGCTCACGGCGCTGCTGCAGTTGACTTCGCCCAATATTTTCATGTGGATGAAAATAGGCAAAATATTGAACCTCGGAGTGAGTTGTTTCGACGGTGTTGGGAGGGAATTGAAAAACGATCGCCTCATTAAATATGCTACGTTCGCGTCATACCAATATTTGCATTAATTGTTCTTCTCACATTTACTCCACACATATCGTTGTATTTTCCAAATCGAGTTTCTGTCAGTTGGAGAATATGTTCGCCCTATCCTTCCTCTCctcccttctctctcccGTATTATTCCGCTTTCTATCGGCAGAGCGAACATATCTTTCGTCGTCGACGACAGGCAGATTTCCTTTTACAGTGGCAATATAAAAGATGCCTTTACCAAAATTATCAAGCGAACGCCTAGAATATATTCTTAAAAATGGGTTTCGTTTTTTAAATGCTGCGCCTTCCTAACTACCTCTTAGTTCACAAGTTTATTCACAAAGCAGAGCCCGGTCGCGGAGACGGACGGATCGGACTCCGACGTGGCAGTCAGTTTGACGACCGCAATCAGGGACGCGGATGATTCCGCGGCCACAGCAACGTTGACCGTCGTCGACTCGCCAAACTCAGCTGCGGCGAGTGCGTTTGGCAACTCTACCTTCCAGCCGTCACCCTTCACTGTAGCTTTGAGGCGGTACACATCGGACTTCAGGAACCCCGAGACATCCTGTGGGTGCTCCACCTTTTCTGCGTCGGATGAATAGGAGCCAGTGTTGCGGAGGTTGAATGAGCAGGTCAGTCCCCCGCGGGTTGGTTTGTTGTCCCCGGCGGTTTTGGGTTTTCCCAGGGAGAGACGGGCGCCGTGCTTGTGCGGGTCTTTACCCTGGTCGAGTGATCGGACTGCAGCCGTGTATGAGAGAACGCCCTCTTCGTCGCGGTGAATATCAACGATATAGAAGTGGAGGCGATTAGCTTCATCCTTATATTCGTACTCACTGCCCGAACGGGTGCCAGCATGGAAGAGCGCGTCAGCCAGCTGGCGGTAGTCGCCAATGGTGATCATCACCGGGGTGCCGTCTGGGCGATAGAAGTCGAGGAGCTCAATATCCTGCGGGTTCGCGTCAATGGTCCACTGATAATCGCCGAACGCCTCGGTCCTGGTCTTGCTGATCATGACGCCGGAGTCCGGAGTGAAGGAGTCGGCGCCCATGCGGTCAATCACTTCGAGTTCGTAGTTATCGTAGTCGTTGCCATCGCAGAACGGGTCAGTTTCAATATCGCAATGTGGTGAGTTGTCTGCATCCATGACGATGCGAACACCGATCAGTTCCGACTCCCCTGGGTTTATCGCACGGGCTGTAACACGGGCAACGATAAGGCCCGAGTCGGCCAGCGCCTCGCGCGACACGTGAAGAATACTCTTATCGTCGACCAATCCAAGCTTAGCCTTGTCACGAACAGTGTGCAGCGACCCCATAGAGCTTCCCTGCACTGGTGGTACCTGCCAGCGAGAGTGTGGTCCTCCAGGGCCGTTGAAAGATCCTCGAGACATCATTGACCACGGTCCGGTATACGAGCGGCGAATCGGGTTGCCGTACGGATTGTTGTAGTTATCTCCAATATTGAGCAAGTGCGTGAGTTCGTGTGCGAATGTGCCCATGCCAGAGCTCTCAGCCTGCGTGGATGAGCCGTCGCCAGCGTTAGGCCAGATTGTTGAGGCGGACGCCCATGATGTCCACTCAACATATCGGGTGCGCGCGTAATTGGTGTGTGATCCATTGCCATTCTTAGGGGGGCCGAACTCATCGGTGACATCCTCTGGTGTTTGAAATTTCATTTCGCCAAATTCCTGCCAAGTGGCAGACTCGTCCTGGCCAGCCGAAAGGATGAAAACAAGCTCAAAGGAGTCGGCTTTCTCGTCACCGACATCCTCACGCCAGGCACGGAGCGCATCTCCACGAATCTCGATGTTACATGCGCCTTCCACTGGGCATGCGCCCAGGTTCATTCTGTCACTAATTCCGTACTGATATGACAGCAAGGGCAGCCGGTAGACACCAAACGCTGTCAGATCAACACCGTAACGGCCGCCCGAATCGCCCATCCAGTACTCATGGAGGGTATGTCCCATGTTGAGCTCGCCGGGCTTATTGAGGAAGTCACGGTAGAATGCGGTTACATCTTCGCGCTTTATATTGGCCGCACTCGGTTGCGGATTGCCGAAGGGGTCTGAATGAGGCTCCCTGGTGACGGTGAACTCCTTGTCTGAGTAGTCGACAGTGACGAGGGCGATGTTGAAATTGCGAACGGAGCCCTTTCTGGACGGATCAGCCCAATTGGTACCAGGAGGAGTTCGCCAATCGTCCCAGGTCATATTGTCCGGGTTGACCCAGTTTTGAGGGTCGAGGACGGCGAATGGGTCAGTTTGTCCATTCCGATCTTGCTGCTGGTCGCTGCGGCGGTAGCCTGGCGCAGCGCTCGCGGGAAGGACCAGTAAGATGCTGGTCAGAGTGGCCGCCAGGCGCCCGTGGCGGCCGGAGGGCTTCAGGAGCTGCATGCTTTTTCTTCAATGACAATGAAGCACTGCGCCAAAGAGAAGTCGCCCTGTCAGAGCACAGGGTTAGGAAACGCACACTGATAGGGGACGGTGTCGGGCCGACCTTATTTTTATAGGAATCCACGTAGCCCCTCAAAGATGAAGAGCATCGTAGGTAATATTCTAGTTCGCAAGCTCTGGAATTACGGCTTGTTCGACGATCCTTGCTGTCTGCTGCATGGCGATGGGTCTTTTTTCAGGGCAAGGTCAGGTCCGTCCCCGACTGCAAGCGTCGGCCGAAGATCAGCACAACCCAAGAATACTACCTGCTGCATGAGGAAGCGGAGAACAAGCGAAAAGGACCAGGATGCCCTGTCGCCTGTCGTCACTAGCTTCCCTAGATTCGGAGATAACTCTTGTTCGACTCTCAACGCATTCTCAAGCAGGACGGGTTTGCTCGAGAGCAAGAGCCGTCAGGGACCGAGATCTAACGGGGCTGGGACATCGATGTAGGGGGTGGCCAGAAATAAAGCCGTGCTGCAGGAAATGGAGATGACTTGTGCTACAAAAAGCATTTGTTCGTATTGCTCTGTCTTTTAACGAACTGTGCTGCCGTCTCCATCGCGGCAAGGATCGGAGTGGAGTGCCGCAGAGTCATGACAGAACGCGGAGTACGAAGTAAGTAGGTAGTAAGATGAGAGTTCAACCCCTCACGACCGTCGATGGGGCTTCGTTATATTTTAAATGGTAGATGTTTATTCCGCCGTCGGTCTCAGTGCCAACCGGACCCCGTCTGCTCGCGGCAAGTTCACCGTCGGGTGCCTGTACGAGTCGCATTCGTGCAGGGGGGTGAAGAACGCGAGTGAGACCCCGCCCCGGACCCTCGACCGACAACTGTGCTTCTGCGCCGACAGCAGCATGGTCTCGACAGGGTTCGACGGCAGCAGAGCGACCAAGTTCCCCAGAGCCCTCTCTCTCCACTCGCAGCCGTTCGAAGCTGAGATCCTGGCGCCACGTCTCCTCCACGCTATCCTGGCGTTCGGGCTGTCGTGAGTTGCTTAGCTCCGTCCAGACGAGAAGCTTAGACGATCTGCCGGCCGAATAAACACTCTCCCTCTCGCATGAAATCCGATGGAGCGGCACGAAGAAAGAGTTTCTGCTATCGCTTCGCGAGTCAAGCAGTTCCACGCCAGCAATCGGCCGTTTCGCATCTACCATGGCTCCACGAACAGCACCAGGCAGTCCCAGCACTGGGAGGACAACACCGTTGATGTTAGTAAGCTGTCTAACGTCCTCCGCGTTGACAAAGAGGAGAAATTGGCTGTGGTGGAGCCTAATGTACCCATGGACAAGTTGGTCGAATGCACCCTGCAGCATGGCTTGATACCTCCGGTGGTGATGGAGTTCCCCGGAATCACCGTGGGCGGAGGCTTCTCTGGAACTTCCGGGGAGAGCAGCTCCTTCAAACACGGGCTCTTCGAACAAACTATCATGGCGATTGAGATGGTTCTGGGTAATGGAGAAGTCGTCCGTGCCTCGAGCACACAGAACTCGGACCTCCTCTATGGCGCCGCATCATCCTACGGAACATTGGGTGTCATCACGCTTCTCGAACTCAAGTTAATTGAAGCGAGAAAATACGTGGAACTCGAGTATCGCCCCGTAGATGGCTTGGAGACAATGATCCAAGCTTTCAAAACCGCTAGGTCTGATCCCTCAACCCATTATTTGGATGGCATCCTTTTTGCAAAGGACCGTGGAGTCGTTTGCGTAGGACGGCTGTCGGATGATCCTGCAGACGGTTCACCCATTCAGCATTTCACCCGTGCTACAGATCCTTGGTTCTACCTCCACGCAGAAAGAATCAACAAACGACAGCGTAACCAGCCGGTCTCGGAAGCTATTCCAATCAACGACTATCTCTTCCGCTACGATCGTGGAGCATTCTGGGGTGGCTACTTCGCCTTTCGATACTTTATAACCCCATTTAACCGTGTTACCCGCTGGGCTTTGGACCGCTTTATGCGTCCTCGAGTCATGTATCACGCCCTTCACAAGAGTGGGCTCGCGATGCAATCCATCGT
This window harbors:
- a CDS encoding uncharacterized protein (SECRETED:SignalP(1-28)~EggNog:ENOG410PIKM) — encoded protein: MQLLKPSGRHGRLAATLTSILLVLPASAAPGYRRSDQQQDRNGQTDPFAVLDPQNWVNPDNMTWDDWRTPPGTNWADPSRKGSVRNFNIALVTVDYSDKEFTVTREPHSDPFGNPQPSAANIKREDVTAFYRDFLNKPGELNMGHTLHEYWMGDSGGRYGVDLTAFGVYRLPLLSYQYGISDRMNLGACPVEGACNIEIRGDALRAWREDVGDEKADSFELVFILSAGQDESATWQEFGEMKFQTPEDVTDEFGPPKNGNGSHTNYARTRYVEWTSWASASTIWPNAGDGSSTQAESSGMGTFAHELTHLLNIGDNYNNPYGNPIRRSYTGPWSMMSRGSFNGPGGPHSRWQVPPVQGSSMGSLHTVRDKAKLGLVDDKSILHVSREALADSGLIVARVTARAINPGESELIGVRIVMDADNSPHCDIETDPFCDGNDYDNYELEVIDRMGADSFTPDSGVMISKTRTEAFGDYQWTIDANPQDIELLDFYRPDGTPVMITIGDYRQLADALFHAGTRSGSEYEYKDEANRLHFYIVDIHRDEEGVLSYTAAVRSLDQGKDPHKHGARLSLGKPKTAGDNKPTRGGLTCSFNLRNTGSYSSDAEKVEHPQDVSGFLKSDVYRLKATVKGDGWKVELPNALAAAEFGESTTVNVAVAAESSASLIAVVKLTATSESDPSVSATGLCFVNKLVN
- a CDS encoding uncharacterized protein (EggNog:ENOG410PK95~COG:C), with the protein product MERHEERVSAIASRVKQFHASNRPFRIYHGSTNSTRQSQHWEDNTVDVSKLSNVLRVDKEEKLAVVEPNVPMDKLVECTLQHGLIPPVVMEFPGITVGGGFSGTSGESSSFKHGLFEQTIMAIEMVLGNGEVVRASSTQNSDLLYGAASSYGTLGVITLLELKLIEARKYVELEYRPVDGLETMIQAFKTARSDPSTHYLDGILFAKDRGVVCVGRLSDDPADGSPIQHFTRATDPWFYLHAERINKRQRNQPVSEAIPINDYLFRYDRGAFWGGYFAFRYFITPFNRVTRWALDRFMRPRVMYHALHKSGLAMQSIVQDVAVPYENALDLLDYLDHAVGCYPLWLCPISLADHRGPWSMMALSQQQGLNPSKMLLNFGVWCSASPNREKFVALNRDIEHKVQELNGLKCLYAHAYYTEDEFWSIYDRKSYDKLRSIYHADHLPSIYDKVTVNFAAEQRALAESWAIWIKSLFWSIWPLRGVYGVLHVILRHGYMLQRGNQRRDT